The Sinorhizobium meliloti genome includes a window with the following:
- a CDS encoding ATPase AAA, whose protein sequence is MQCAPIHLDDLRWEPGNYGIARNNQLVANEVAEAGKADSWLMEGVYGWLANVVLHQATTLIWIDLPEEECIANVKERGIQGGGSVEEFQELLKWIAEYRLRNNSSCFLAHSQLFEAFAGSKFLLKSRTEIGAYLDNVSRNPNFSTETG, encoded by the coding sequence TTGCAGTGCGCCCCTATCCATCTCGACGATCTCCGATGGGAACCCGGAAACTATGGGATAGCCCGCAACAACCAGCTTGTCGCGAACGAGGTCGCGGAGGCCGGAAAAGCTGATAGTTGGTTGATGGAGGGCGTGTACGGATGGTTGGCGAATGTCGTACTGCATCAGGCTACAACATTAATCTGGATCGACTTGCCAGAAGAAGAGTGCATTGCGAACGTTAAAGAGCGAGGGATACAGGGTGGTGGTAGCGTCGAAGAATTCCAAGAACTCCTAAAATGGATCGCGGAATATCGCCTTCGCAACAATTCGAGCTGCTTCCTTGCCCACTCTCAATTGTTTGAGGCATTCGCAGGCTCAAAATTTTTGCTGAAGAGCCGAACCGAAATCGGCGCCTATTTGGATAATGTGTCGCGGAATCCTAACTTTTCGACGGAAACTGGCTGA
- a CDS encoding ZinT family metal-binding protein: MVAVGGSGKVHDHTAEKVHAHSHDPAVQQIYKGHFEDNQVQDRTLSDWAGDWQSVYPYLKDGTLDPVMAHKAESADQSADEYRAYYEIGYRTNVERIKIDGDTVTFFEGEKPLEARYVSDGYEILTYEKGNRGVRFIFKKSDGDADAPEFIQFSDHKIAPEAADHYHLYWGNDRAALLEEVTNWPTYYPSSLSAKQIVEEMIAH; this comes from the coding sequence ATCGTGGCCGTCGGCGGAAGCGGCAAGGTCCACGATCACACAGCTGAGAAAGTTCACGCACATAGCCACGATCCGGCGGTCCAGCAGATCTACAAGGGCCACTTTGAGGACAACCAGGTCCAGGATCGAACCCTGTCGGACTGGGCTGGCGATTGGCAGTCGGTCTATCCCTACCTGAAGGATGGAACGCTCGATCCAGTCATGGCGCACAAAGCGGAGAGCGCCGACCAGAGCGCCGACGAGTACCGGGCCTATTACGAGATCGGCTATCGAACTAACGTCGAGCGGATCAAGATCGATGGCGACACAGTGACCTTTTTCGAGGGCGAGAAGCCGCTCGAAGCCCGCTATGTCAGCGACGGCTATGAGATCCTGACCTACGAGAAGGGCAACCGTGGCGTGCGCTTCATCTTCAAGAAGTCCGACGGTGACGCGGACGCTCCGGAATTCATCCAGTTCAGCGACCACAAAATCGCGCCCGAGGCGGCCGACCATTATCACCTCTACTGGGGAAATGATCGTGCGGCCCTGCTGGAAGAAGTGACGAACTGGCCGACCTACTACCCGTCTTCGCTGAGCGCGAAGCAAATTGTCGAAGAGATGATAGCGCACTGA